The proteins below are encoded in one region of Helicoverpa zea isolate HzStark_Cry1AcR chromosome 21, ilHelZeax1.1, whole genome shotgun sequence:
- the LOC124641013 gene encoding uncharacterized protein LOC124641013 encodes MSAPRVAAPSAEEVPLVTENEVERAAFCLRGKKTAPGPDGVPAKLMAIATSQMGERFRDLFSTCLTSERFPKPWKEGQLCLLRKEGRPVDSPSAYRPIVLLDEVGKMFERVLAARINRHLSTIGPDIADAQFGFRAERSTVDALSRLKDLVKEAMDAGDGLLGVSFDIANAFNSIPHSTILEALRFHGVPSYLRGLLADYLRDRTVLLVDKTGQLRRYGVESGLTVALQKTEAVFFHGPRQHQPPDAYIHVEGVRIGVQPQMKYLGIVLDSKWHFSAHFSGLSTRLMKTAGALSWLLPNIGRPGDQCRRLYAGILKSMALYGAPIWAVSLCRRRNAAAIRRPQRVIAQRVARAYRTVSFAAACVLAGTPPWELEAWVLARVYDWKAAQRALDRHPDPIEREEVREEAREITTGHWAEDLASATFGRRTLDAIGPVLNGWLDRRHGCLSMRLVQHRIS; translated from the exons ATGAGCGCCCCGCGGGTTGCTGCTCCGTCGGCCGAGGAGGTCCCGCTGGTTACGGAGAACGAGGTAGAAAGGGCAGCTTTCTGCCTCAGGGGGAAAAAGACGGCCCCAGGTCCGGACGGCGTCCCCGCAAAGTTGATGGCCATCGCCACCTCCCAGATGGGAGAAAGGTTTCGGGACCTCTTCAGTACATGTCTCACGTCTGAGAGGTTCCCGAAGCCATGGAAGGAGGGCCAATTGTGCCTTCTTCGTAAGGAAGGGCGGCCGGTGGACTCCCCATCGGCATACCGACCCATCGTTTTACTGGATGAAGTCGGTAAAATGTTCGAGAGGGTCCTTGCCGCCCGAATCAACAGGCATCTTAGTACAATCGGTCCAGATATAGCGGACGCCCAGTTCGGTTTTCGAGCTGAGCGTTCGACAGTTGATGCACTATCCCGACTCAAGGATCTGGTGAAGGAGGCGATGGATGCGGGGGATGGACTGTTGGGTGTGTCATTCGAcatagccaacgccttcaactctATTCCCCACTCTACCATACTGGAGGCCCTCCGCTTCCATGGGGTGCCTTCGTATTTGCGGGGACTTTTGGCGGACTACCTGAGGGACCGCACTGTCCTCCTTGTGGACAAGACGGGCCAGCTCCGACGTTACGGcgtcgagtccg ggctgacggtggcgctgcaAAAGACCGAAGCTGTGTTCTTCCACGGGCCTCGGCAGCATCAACCGCCCGACGCTTATATCCATGTGGAGGGTGTCCGCATTGGGGTgcagccccagatgaaatatctgggcatagtcCTCGACAGCAAGTGGCACTTCAGCGCCCACTTCAGCGGGTTGTCGACGCGCTTAATGAAgaccgcgggcgccctctcatggctcctcccGAACATCGGAAGGCCCGGCGACCAATGCCGTCGTctatacgccggcatactcaagAGTATGGCCCTGTAtggggccccaatctgggcagtCTCACTGTGCAGACGGAGAAATGCCGCTGCCATCCGAAGGCCACAGAGGGTCATTGCGCAGCGGGTGGCGAGGGCGTACCGTACAGTGAGCTttgcggcggcgtgcgttctggcgggaACCCCTCCTTGGGAGCTCGAGGcttgggtgctcgccagagtgtacgactggaaGGCGGCGCAGAGGGCACTAGACCGGCACCCGGACCCAATAGAACGGGAAGAAGTTCGGGAGGAAGCGAGGGAGATAACAACTGGGCACTGGGCCGAGGACCTTGCCTCGGCAACGTTCGGTCGCCGGACGttggatgccatcgggcctgtcctgaacggctggctcgatcggcggcacGGGTGCCTCTCGATgcgtctggtgcag CATCGGATCTCATGA
- the LOC124641014 gene encoding uncharacterized protein LOC124641014, producing MTCVRRQGGSIVDLAFASPSLAACVVDWRVELVETLSDHRYVRFDVSTPGSQGTQEGRSHFPRWALSRLDREAAVEAAFVQDWLSSSVGVRNVNATAGQLRVSLTEVCNSSMPRSHRPPPRRAVYWWSEELGDLRAACVAARRAYTRSRRRRLRDLDNEDRLYAAYIEAKSTLTARMGTAQDCARAEMFEGLDIDPFGRPYKAACNMRIAPVRSPRCRNPRTVFAGWGGPVPVSAQG from the coding sequence ATGACCTGCGTGCGGCGGCAGGGGGGCTCCATCGTGGACCTCGCCTTTGCATCCCCTTCTTTGGCGGCCTGTGTAGTGGACTGGCGGGTGGAgctggtggagacgctgtccgACCACCGATATGTGCGGTTTGATGTTTCCACCCCGGGCTCCCAGGGGACCCAGGAGGGTCGGTCGCACTTCCCAAGGTGGGCGCTCTCCCGCCTAGATCGGGAGGCCGCCGTAGAGGCGGCGTTCGTCCAGGACTGGCTGTCCTCTTCTGTCGGAGTCCGTAATGTGAACGCCACAGCGGGCCAGTTAAGGGTATCCCTGACCGAGGTGTGCAACTCTAGCATGCCTCGGTCTCATCGTCCGCCACCTAGACGTGCCGTTTATTGGTGGTCGGAGGAATTGGGTGATCTACGGGCCGCCTGTGTGGCAGCCAGGCGGGCCTACACAAgaagccggcggcggcgccttcGCGACCTTGACAACGAGGACCGCCTCTATGCAGCCTACATAGAGGCTAAGTCGACACTGACGGCGCGAATGGGCACAGCCCAGGATTGTGCGAGGGCGGAAATGTTTGAAGGTTTGGACATTGACCCCTTTGGGAGGCCGTACAAGGCCGCATGCAACATGCGCATTGCGCCCGTACGGTCCCCCCGTTGCCGAAACCCTCGAACCGTCTTTGCTGGATGGGGTGGTCCAGTCCCTGTTTCCGCGCAGGGATAA